In Nitrobacteraceae bacterium AZCC 1564, the following proteins share a genomic window:
- a CDS encoding methyl-accepting chemotaxis protein (product_source=KO:K03406; cath_funfam=1.10.287.950,3.30.450.20; cog=COG0840; ko=KO:K03406; pfam=PF00015,PF00672,PF17200; smart=SM00283,SM00304,SM01049; superfamily=58104; transmembrane_helix_parts=Outside_1_9,TMhelix_10_32,Inside_33_187,TMhelix_188_210,Outside_211_562): MKFINNLPIAAKLGILVGVTLLGLLAAGAFAANTMQRLMLDARVEQTHAIVETARNLALGLQKQVESGQLTKDAAIAEFARRLQTMTFDNGNGYLFSYTMDGVTVAAPDPKVIGTNRLDNKTNGRSLVRELRDGVAAKGDVTLKYEYMKPGEKEPIRKMSYAVAVPGWNLFVGTGAYLDDLDTKLMPVVWALGLAILIIGVFAGAVAWLVGRSITLPLGLLGGRMKTLADGQLEQPIPGIDRRDEIGKMATTVQVFKDNAVRMREMEQAEEATQQRVAAERRAAMESLASEFERSVNGIVRSVAASAAGMQTTAQSMTSTASDASARAATVGSASEKASTNVSTVAAAAEELSSSVAEISRQVSQSNEIASKAVGDAERTNATVQVLSAGAEKIGEVVQLIHSIAAQTNLLALNATIEAARAGEAGRGFAVVASEVKALANQTAKATEEISAQVAAMQATTSEAVHAIGGITATISQMSEITMNISSAVEEQGAATREIARNIQSVAAGSNEISDHIGGVSSAAAATGSAASDVLSSARELDNQSGMLRSAVDDFLGKVRAA; this comes from the coding sequence GTGAAGTTCATCAATAATCTTCCTATCGCCGCCAAGCTCGGCATTCTGGTGGGAGTTACTTTGCTGGGCCTTCTTGCTGCGGGCGCTTTTGCAGCCAATACCATGCAGAGATTGATGCTGGATGCGCGGGTTGAGCAAACCCACGCCATCGTTGAAACGGCGCGCAATCTGGCGCTTGGATTGCAGAAGCAGGTCGAGTCGGGTCAATTGACCAAGGATGCGGCGATCGCCGAGTTCGCGCGTCGCCTCCAGACCATGACTTTTGACAACGGTAACGGATACCTTTTCTCATACACGATGGACGGCGTGACTGTCGCGGCGCCAGATCCGAAGGTGATTGGCACCAACCGCCTCGATAACAAAACCAATGGTCGTTCCTTAGTCCGTGAGTTGCGCGACGGCGTCGCCGCCAAAGGTGACGTGACGTTGAAATATGAATACATGAAGCCGGGCGAGAAAGAGCCGATCCGCAAGATGTCGTATGCAGTGGCGGTCCCCGGTTGGAATCTCTTCGTCGGCACTGGCGCTTACCTTGATGACCTTGATACGAAGTTGATGCCCGTCGTCTGGGCGCTGGGTCTTGCCATCCTGATCATTGGTGTGTTTGCCGGCGCAGTCGCGTGGCTGGTTGGCCGCAGCATCACGCTTCCGCTAGGGCTTCTCGGCGGCCGCATGAAGACGTTGGCTGATGGCCAGCTTGAGCAGCCCATCCCCGGTATCGACCGCCGCGATGAAATTGGCAAAATGGCAACGACGGTTCAGGTCTTCAAGGACAATGCGGTGCGTATGCGCGAAATGGAACAGGCCGAGGAAGCGACGCAGCAACGTGTTGCAGCCGAGCGTCGCGCAGCGATGGAAAGCCTTGCCAGCGAATTCGAGCGCAGCGTCAATGGGATTGTCCGTTCCGTGGCAGCATCGGCGGCCGGAATGCAGACAACTGCGCAATCCATGACGTCGACCGCGAGTGACGCCAGCGCGCGTGCGGCGACCGTTGGCTCGGCTTCCGAGAAGGCATCCACCAACGTCAGTACTGTTGCGGCAGCGGCGGAAGAGCTGTCGAGTTCAGTTGCGGAAATCTCGCGGCAAGTCAGTCAGTCGAACGAGATCGCCAGCAAGGCCGTCGGTGACGCCGAGCGCACCAACGCGACGGTACAGGTCTTGTCAGCAGGTGCAGAAAAGATTGGCGAAGTGGTACAACTGATCCACAGCATCGCGGCGCAAACCAATCTCCTCGCGCTCAATGCGACGATCGAAGCTGCCCGTGCGGGCGAGGCCGGCCGTGGCTTCGCAGTGGTGGCCTCTGAAGTGAAGGCGCTCGCCAATCAGACCGCCAAGGCGACTGAGGAAATTTCCGCTCAGGTTGCGGCCATGCAGGCGACGACGAGCGAGGCAGTCCATGCCATCGGCGGCATTACCGCGACGATCTCGCAGATGAGCGAGATTACGATGAATATCTCGAGCGCGGTGGAAGAGCAGGGCGCAGCGACCCGCGAAATCGCGCGCAACATCCAATCGGTTGCTGCCGGATCAAACGAGATCAGCGATCACATCGGCGGCGTCAGCTCGGCCGCTGCAGCGACCGGTTCGGCAGCGTCGGATGTGCTCTCGAGTGCGCGCGAACTCGACAATCAGTCCGGAATGCTGCGGTCTGCCGTGGATGACTTCCTGGGCAAGGTTCGCGCGGCATGA
- a CDS encoding D-3-phosphoglycerate dehydrogenase (product_source=KO:K00058; cath_funfam=3.40.50.720; cog=COG0111; ko=KO:K00058; pfam=PF00389,PF02826,PF19304; superfamily=143548,51735,55021; tigrfam=TIGR01327), which produces MTKPKVLISDALSPAAVQIFKDRGIDVDFQPELGKDKEKLAEIIGNYDGLAIRSATKATAKVLEKATKLKVIGRAGIGVDNVEIPAATAKGIIVMNTPFGNSITTAEHAVTLMLALAREIPQADASTQAGKWEKNRFMGVEITAKVLGVIGCGNIGAIVADRALGLKMKVIAFDPFLSPERAKDIGVEKVELEDLLKRADFITLHTPLTDKTKNIIDANAIAKMKKGVRIINCARGGLVDEVALGAALDSGHVAGAAFDVFIEEPAKTNVLFGRANVICTPHLGASTTEAQENVALQVAEQMSDYLLTGAISNAVNFPSITAEEAPKLKPFIELAEKLGSFAGQLTETGIVKVQITYEGHVAEMKIKALTSAALTGLLRPMLGDVNVVSAPVVAKERGMVVDEVTRAAQSDYESLITVTVTTERQERSVSGTVYADGAPRLVDIKGIRMDAEFGKSMIYVTNEDKPGFIGKFASLLGDAKVNIATFHLGRNKPGGDAIALVEVDGAIPPDVLAKVATLPQVRQAKALTF; this is translated from the coding sequence ATGACGAAACCCAAGGTTCTCATTTCAGACGCGTTGTCGCCTGCGGCCGTTCAGATCTTCAAGGATCGCGGCATCGACGTCGATTTCCAGCCGGAGCTTGGCAAGGACAAAGAGAAGCTCGCCGAGATTATTGGCAACTATGACGGCCTTGCTATCCGCTCCGCCACCAAGGCGACCGCGAAGGTTTTGGAAAAAGCGACAAAGCTGAAGGTCATTGGCCGCGCAGGCATCGGGGTCGACAACGTCGAGATTCCTGCGGCAACCGCCAAGGGCATCATTGTGATGAACACGCCCTTCGGCAATTCGATCACCACGGCTGAGCATGCCGTTACCCTGATGCTCGCGCTTGCCCGTGAGATTCCCCAGGCCGACGCCTCGACCCAGGCCGGTAAGTGGGAGAAGAACCGCTTCATGGGCGTCGAAATCACGGCGAAGGTCCTCGGGGTGATCGGTTGCGGCAATATCGGCGCCATCGTCGCCGACCGTGCGCTAGGCCTGAAGATGAAGGTGATCGCGTTCGATCCGTTCCTGTCGCCGGAGCGCGCGAAGGACATCGGCGTGGAGAAAGTTGAGCTTGAGGATCTATTGAAGCGTGCTGATTTCATCACGCTGCACACGCCGCTAACCGACAAGACCAAGAACATCATCGATGCCAATGCAATTGCGAAGATGAAGAAGGGCGTCCGCATCATCAATTGTGCGCGTGGCGGATTGGTGGACGAAGTAGCACTCGGGGCAGCGCTCGATTCAGGTCACGTTGCCGGCGCCGCCTTCGACGTCTTCATTGAGGAGCCCGCCAAGACCAACGTTCTGTTCGGCCGTGCCAACGTCATCTGCACGCCGCATCTCGGAGCGTCCACGACGGAAGCACAGGAGAACGTGGCGCTTCAGGTCGCCGAACAGATGTCGGACTATCTGCTGACCGGCGCGATTTCCAATGCCGTGAACTTCCCCTCCATTACGGCCGAAGAAGCTCCAAAGCTGAAGCCGTTCATCGAGCTCGCGGAGAAGCTTGGCTCGTTCGCCGGTCAGTTGACCGAGACGGGCATCGTAAAAGTGCAGATCACTTACGAGGGGCATGTCGCCGAAATGAAGATCAAAGCGCTGACGTCGGCTGCGCTGACCGGTTTGCTCCGGCCGATGCTGGGCGATGTCAATGTCGTGTCTGCACCGGTTGTCGCTAAGGAGCGCGGCATGGTGGTGGATGAAGTGACCCGTGCCGCCCAGAGCGATTATGAAAGCCTAATCACGGTGACGGTCACAACCGAACGTCAAGAGCGCTCGGTGTCAGGCACCGTTTATGCGGATGGTGCTCCTCGTCTGGTCGATATCAAGGGCATCCGTATGGACGCAGAGTTCGGCAAGTCGATGATCTATGTCACCAACGAGGATAAGCCAGGCTTCATTGGCAAGTTTGCCTCGCTCCTCGGGGATGCCAAAGTGAACATTGCGACCTTCCATCTTGGCCGCAACAAGCCAGGCGGTGACGCCATTGCGCTGGTCGAGGTTGACGGGGCCATACCGCCGGATGTCTTGGCCAAGGTTGCAACGCTGCCGCAGGTTAGGCAGGCCAAGGCACTGACCTTCTGA
- a CDS encoding antibiotic biosynthesis monooxygenase (ABM) superfamily enzyme (product_source=COG3224; cog=COG3224; superfamily=54909): MIARIWHGWTTPANADAYERLLRTEIFPGILARKIVGFRDIQLLRRDDGHEVEFVTIMNFDSLDAVIAFASGPILTFASRFAGLFLRMLESKDH, from the coding sequence ATGATCGCGCGCATCTGGCATGGCTGGACCACGCCCGCAAATGCAGACGCTTACGAGCGTCTGCTGCGGACGGAAATTTTCCCCGGCATCCTCGCACGAAAGATCGTGGGTTTTCGCGACATTCAACTTTTGCGTCGTGATGACGGCCATGAAGTAGAGTTCGTGACCATCATGAACTTCGACTCGCTCGATGCCGTGATCGCGTTCGCTAGTGGTCCGATTCTAACATTCGCATCCCGTTTCGCCGGGCTCTTCTTGCGAATGTTAGAATCAAAGGACCACTAG
- a CDS encoding phosphoserine aminotransferase (product_source=KO:K00831; cath_funfam=3.40.640.10,3.90.1150.10; cog=COG1932; ko=KO:K00831; superfamily=53383; tigrfam=TIGR01365) codes for MTAAKPASRPNVPHFSSGPCAKRPGWNPQHLKDAALGRSHRAKVGKAKLKLAIDLTREVLEVPADYKIGIVPASDTGAVEMALWSLLGSRPVTTMAWESFGEGWVTDIVKQLKLKDVVKLSAGYGEIPDLSKADPNSDIVFTWNGTTSGVRVPNANWIRADREGLTICDATSAAFAQPLDWPKLDVVTFSWQKALGGEGAHGMLILSPRAVARLESYVPPWPLPKIFRMTKGGKLIAGIFEGETINTPSMLCVEDYLDALNWAKSVGGLKALITRADANTKVLADWQAKTPWVDFLAKDPAIRSNTSVCMKVVDPAITSLPADAQADFAKKLVAAVEKEGGGYDLGAYRDAPPGLRIWCGATVEAGDVAVLTQWLDWAFAETKASLAKAA; via the coding sequence ATGACTGCAGCGAAGCCCGCTTCGCGGCCGAATGTGCCGCATTTTTCTTCTGGTCCTTGCGCCAAGCGCCCAGGTTGGAACCCGCAACATCTCAAAGACGCAGCCCTTGGCCGTTCGCATCGTGCGAAAGTCGGCAAGGCAAAGCTCAAGCTCGCGATCGATCTGACGCGCGAAGTGCTTGAAGTTCCCGCCGACTATAAGATCGGTATTGTGCCAGCGTCCGACACTGGCGCCGTCGAAATGGCGCTGTGGTCGCTACTTGGATCCCGTCCTGTCACCACCATGGCCTGGGAATCCTTCGGCGAGGGTTGGGTCACCGATATCGTCAAGCAATTGAAGTTGAAGGACGTCGTCAAGCTCAGTGCGGGCTATGGCGAGATCCCGGATCTCAGCAAGGCTGATCCGAACTCGGACATCGTGTTTACCTGGAACGGCACCACTTCCGGTGTGCGCGTGCCGAATGCAAATTGGATTCGTGCCGACCGCGAAGGCCTGACCATTTGTGACGCCACCTCGGCCGCATTTGCGCAGCCCCTCGACTGGCCGAAGCTCGATGTCGTCACGTTCTCCTGGCAGAAGGCCCTGGGCGGTGAAGGCGCGCATGGCATGCTCATTTTGTCGCCGCGCGCCGTCGCCCGGCTTGAGAGCTACGTGCCGCCGTGGCCGCTGCCGAAGATCTTCCGTATGACGAAGGGCGGCAAGCTGATTGCTGGAATCTTCGAGGGCGAGACCATCAACACGCCGTCGATGCTCTGTGTTGAAGATTACCTTGATGCGCTCAACTGGGCGAAGTCCGTCGGCGGCCTCAAGGCGTTGATTACGCGCGCCGACGCGAATACGAAGGTGCTGGCTGACTGGCAGGCAAAAACGCCGTGGGTGGATTTCCTGGCCAAGGACCCGGCTATTCGTTCCAACACCTCGGTGTGCATGAAGGTGGTCGATCCGGCAATTACGTCCTTGCCAGCGGATGCTCAGGCGGATTTCGCAAAGAAGCTCGTCGCTGCCGTCGAAAAGGAAGGCGGCGGTTACGATCTCGGTGCGTATCGCGATGCGCCTCCGGGTCTGCGCATCTGGTGCGGCGCGACGGTTGAAGCCGGCGACGTCGCTGTGTTGACGCAGTGGCTCGACTGGGCTTTTGCCGAGACCAAGGCTTCGCTCGCCAAGGCGGCATAA
- a CDS encoding glutathione S-transferase (product_source=KO:K00799; cath_funfam=1.20.1050.10,3.40.30.10; cog=COG0625; ko=KO:K00799; pfam=PF02798; superfamily=47616,52833) codes for MKIYGDLKSGNCLKVKWVSDYLALPYTWVDIDTTKNESRTLEFLKLNGAGQVPVIELDDGRSLAQSNAIIRYLARGSGLIPADSYAAAKMDEWLFWEQYSHEPYIAVCRAQMVYLGKSLGDLDPEKVKRGYAALALMEHQLQKTRFMIGDMFSLADVSLLAYTRAAHEGGFHLDGYASVRRWIGEAEHALGLK; via the coding sequence ATGAAAATCTACGGCGATCTAAAATCCGGGAACTGCCTGAAAGTGAAATGGGTCAGTGACTATCTGGCGCTGCCATACACTTGGGTCGACATCGACACCACGAAAAACGAAAGCCGGACACTGGAGTTTCTCAAGCTCAATGGCGCGGGGCAGGTGCCGGTCATCGAGCTCGACGATGGCCGCTCTCTGGCGCAGTCCAATGCCATCATCCGATACCTGGCACGCGGCAGCGGGCTTATTCCTGCGGACAGCTACGCCGCGGCCAAAATGGACGAATGGCTGTTCTGGGAGCAGTACAGCCACGAGCCTTATATTGCGGTGTGCCGCGCCCAGATGGTTTACCTCGGCAAGTCCCTCGGCGATCTTGATCCGGAAAAGGTCAAGCGGGGCTATGCCGCTCTGGCTTTGATGGAACACCAGCTTCAGAAAACACGATTTATGATCGGGGACATGTTCTCGCTCGCCGATGTATCCCTGCTCGCCTATACGCGCGCGGCGCACGAAGGCGGCTTCCATCTCGATGGCTACGCGTCCGTAAGGCGTTGGATTGGCGAGGCCGAGCATGCGCTTGGGTTGAAATGA
- a CDS encoding outer membrane immunogenic protein (product_source=KO:K16079; cleavage_site_network=SignalP-noTM; cog=COG3637; ko=KO:K16079; pfam=PF13505; superfamily=56925), producing MRRFAVAMILAVVVQGAQAADMPDLPILRGSLLDGPRAYANWEGFYVGAQGAYGSSDHNFNGATKDLLAQQLALTTTEQVLGVSGWPVIGGKVSHQSSAFGAFGGYNSQWDDIVLGIDASYMHGNFGASAAGSMARQITSNDIRYTADARSAASINFTDVLTLRGRVGYAWNSFLPYAFGGVALGLADSSRSSVVNSTGTYVGSGTPTIQDYDVTYSDVDNKRGRLMVGYTFGLGTEVMLYGGLFARAEWEYVRFTGSIDTNINTVRGGLGYRF from the coding sequence ATGCGTCGGTTCGCAGTGGCGATGATCTTGGCCGTAGTCGTGCAGGGAGCACAGGCTGCAGATATGCCTGATCTCCCGATCTTGCGGGGAAGCTTGCTTGATGGACCGCGCGCATACGCGAATTGGGAAGGCTTCTATGTAGGAGCACAGGGAGCGTACGGCTCATCTGACCATAACTTCAACGGCGCGACAAAAGACTTGCTTGCGCAACAGCTCGCGCTCACCACGACTGAACAAGTCTTGGGTGTTTCAGGTTGGCCGGTGATCGGCGGCAAGGTCTCCCATCAGAGCAGCGCCTTCGGTGCCTTCGGCGGCTACAACTCGCAATGGGATGATATCGTCCTCGGCATCGATGCAAGCTACATGCACGGTAATTTCGGCGCTAGCGCCGCCGGTAGCATGGCTCGCCAAATAACATCCAACGATATTCGTTACACTGCTGATGCAAGATCGGCGGCCTCGATCAATTTCACCGATGTCCTCACGCTGCGCGGCCGTGTGGGGTATGCCTGGAATAGCTTCCTGCCATATGCATTCGGTGGCGTCGCGCTCGGGCTTGCCGACAGCAGCAGGTCCAGCGTGGTCAACTCCACGGGTACCTATGTCGGCAGCGGGACACCGACGATCCAGGATTACGATGTGACGTATAGCGACGTCGACAATAAGAGAGGCCGATTGATGGTGGGATACACCTTCGGACTTGGCACGGAGGTGATGTTGTACGGTGGCCTGTTCGCACGCGCCGAGTGGGAATATGTCCGTTTCACCGGTTCGATCGATACGAATATCAACACGGTGCGCGGCGGCCTCGGCTACAGGTTCTGA
- a CDS encoding opacity protein-like surface antigen (product_source=COG3637; cath_funfam=2.40.160.20; cleavage_site_network=SignalP-noTM; cog=COG3637; pfam=PF13505; superfamily=56925), translating into MRKYLLAAAAASAMSTAAVAADMPIAPPPAYSPPPVEDFGGWYLRGDIGFSNQQVKHLSNALEAPLLSQSQHASFNSAGIFGLGAGYQFNNWFRADVTGEFRSSATLNGYEVNTFSNGGVLDHGFNKYTANKSEWLVLANAYVDLGTWWCVTPFIGAGVGGARVTMANYTDVGQTALGGPSSAFADSASRWNFAWAVHAGLAYKVSPSLTLELAYRYVDLGDGITGDVIAFDGTNNLNNPTTFKHLTSHDLKFGVRWAIDPVPAYAPPELPLMRKG; encoded by the coding sequence ATGCGTAAGTATCTTCTCGCCGCTGCTGCGGCGTCTGCCATGTCGACGGCTGCCGTCGCCGCCGATATGCCCATCGCTCCGCCGCCGGCTTATTCGCCGCCTCCTGTCGAGGACTTTGGTGGCTGGTACCTGCGCGGCGATATCGGCTTCAGCAATCAGCAGGTCAAGCATCTGAGCAATGCGCTCGAAGCTCCCTTGCTGAGCCAAAGCCAGCACGCTTCTTTCAACAGTGCAGGGATTTTCGGTCTCGGCGCCGGCTATCAGTTTAACAATTGGTTCCGCGCGGATGTCACCGGCGAGTTTCGTTCCAGCGCGACCTTGAACGGCTATGAAGTCAACACCTTTTCCAACGGTGGCGTGCTCGATCACGGATTTAACAAGTACACCGCGAACAAGTCGGAATGGCTCGTTCTCGCCAACGCATACGTTGATCTTGGGACGTGGTGGTGTGTTACGCCGTTCATCGGCGCCGGTGTCGGCGGAGCGCGCGTGACGATGGCAAACTACACCGACGTTGGTCAGACAGCCCTTGGCGGTCCGAGCTCAGCTTTCGCAGACAGCGCATCGCGATGGAATTTTGCTTGGGCCGTTCATGCCGGCCTTGCGTACAAAGTTTCTCCAAGTCTCACGCTTGAGCTTGCTTACCGTTACGTAGACCTCGGCGACGGTATTACTGGTGACGTCATTGCCTTTGATGGAACGAACAATCTCAATAATCCTACGACCTTCAAGCACCTCACGTCTCATGATCTGAAGTTCGGCGTGCGTTGGGCCATCGACCCGGTTCCGGCATATGCTCCGCCGGAGCTGCCGCTGATGCGCAAGGGCTGA
- a CDS encoding FSR family fosmidomycin resistance protein-like MFS transporter (product_source=KO:K08223; cath_funfam=1.20.1250.20; cog=COG0477; ko=KO:K08223; pfam=PF07690; superfamily=103473; transmembrane_helix_parts=Inside_1_59,TMhelix_60_82,Outside_83_96,TMhelix_97_119,Inside_120_125,TMhelix_126_145,Outside_146_148,TMhelix_149_168,Inside_169_188,TMhelix_189_211,Outside_212_214,TMhelix_215_237,Inside_238_263,TMhelix_264_286,Outside_287_300,TMhelix_301_323,Inside_324_329,TMhelix_330_352,Outside_353_355,TMhelix_356_375,Inside_376_387,TMhelix_388_407,Outside_408_416,TMhelix_417_436,Inside_437_443), with amino-acid sequence MVNCDWRWSRRVRISPVFDFDFPGSLFVNKPVILAEDTLVTPVVVDGAAAPKPASTGPAFAIIGAIAVSHLLNDLMQSLIQAVYPILKDNYALDFGQIGLITLAFMFTSSLLQPFVGAYTDKHPRPFSLALGMGFTLAGLLLLGFAHHYWVILFSAALVGTGSAIFHPEASRIARMASGGRFGMAQSTFQVGGNLGTAIGPVLAAAIIVPLGQPAIALFSVAAALAIAILIYIGRWYKPRITQRKASHAVHHADGPSPLRTKVALVVLMVLLFSKTFYMASIGSYYTFYLMNKFAVTTQAAQIYLFLFLGACTVGVFFGGPLGDRFGRKYVIWFSILGALPFTLALPHAGLLESAILSILVGFVMSSAVPAVIVYAQELMPHRLGMISGLFYGMAFGFGGLGAAVLGEVADLKGIDFVYQLCAFLPAIGLLAVFLPQIKRNKL; translated from the coding sequence ATGGTCAATTGCGACTGGCGGTGGTCCCGCCGAGTTCGTATCTCACCGGTATTCGATTTTGATTTCCCGGGAAGCCTTTTCGTGAACAAGCCTGTCATCCTTGCCGAGGATACGCTCGTTACCCCCGTTGTCGTGGACGGGGCGGCTGCGCCGAAACCTGCCTCGACCGGCCCGGCATTTGCGATCATCGGCGCGATTGCGGTTTCACACCTGCTTAACGACTTGATGCAGTCGCTGATCCAAGCGGTTTATCCGATCCTCAAGGATAACTACGCGCTGGATTTCGGCCAGATCGGACTGATCACGCTGGCCTTCATGTTCACGTCATCGCTGCTGCAGCCGTTTGTAGGCGCCTACACCGACAAACATCCGAGGCCGTTCTCGCTTGCGCTGGGCATGGGCTTTACGCTCGCAGGGTTGTTGCTGCTTGGTTTCGCGCATCACTACTGGGTCATCCTGTTTTCGGCTGCGCTCGTCGGTACGGGTTCGGCGATCTTTCATCCCGAAGCGTCGCGCATCGCACGTATGGCGTCCGGTGGGCGCTTCGGCATGGCGCAATCAACGTTTCAGGTTGGAGGCAATCTCGGCACGGCGATCGGACCAGTGCTTGCCGCGGCAATCATCGTGCCGCTTGGCCAGCCCGCTATTGCACTGTTTTCAGTGGCCGCGGCGCTTGCCATTGCGATCCTCATCTATATTGGCCGCTGGTACAAGCCACGCATCACGCAACGGAAGGCGTCGCACGCGGTGCACCATGCTGATGGACCATCACCGCTGCGTACAAAGGTTGCGCTTGTGGTGCTCATGGTGCTCCTGTTTTCCAAGACGTTCTACATGGCGAGCATCGGCAGCTACTACACGTTCTACCTGATGAATAAATTCGCCGTCACGACGCAGGCGGCGCAGATTTATCTGTTCCTCTTTCTCGGCGCGTGCACAGTCGGCGTGTTCTTCGGAGGCCCGCTGGGTGACCGGTTCGGCCGCAAGTATGTCATCTGGTTTTCGATTCTTGGTGCGTTGCCCTTTACGCTAGCGCTGCCTCACGCCGGTCTCTTGGAGAGCGCGATATTGAGCATACTGGTTGGTTTTGTCATGTCCTCGGCGGTGCCGGCCGTGATCGTCTATGCGCAGGAGTTGATGCCGCATCGGCTCGGCATGATCTCGGGATTGTTCTACGGCATGGCGTTCGGATTCGGTGGCCTCGGCGCTGCCGTGCTGGGCGAAGTTGCTGACTTGAAAGGTATCGACTTCGTTTATCAGCTCTGCGCCTTCCTGCCGGCGATCGGCCTCCTTGCGGTGTTCCTGCCGCAGATCAAGCGCAATAAGCTCTAA